Genomic window (Eremothecium sinecaudum strain ATCC 58844 chromosome VI, complete sequence):
ACCTGCCTCAATCATATAGTTTAATCAATCATATGTAGTTTAATCAATCATCTCATCTACCCCGCAGTGTGCCTTATCTTTTGTGTCACGTGAATTACATTCCGTGCACCACGTCAGTGTAACTAAAAATAGCTTGACAACGCCTCGTTCCATTTTGCGAGATCCGTTTCTTTAAAACCAATCGATTATTATATATCTGAACATTCATGGAATTGTGCATAAGTTATCTTACTAGGTCAAGGAAGCATAAAGCCAGATTTGCGAACATCAATAGTGTTTGAAAATGCGTTTTACTATTGCCGCCTCAGCTGCTTTGCTAGCAGCTTCTTCCGTAAATGCTTTAGGTGAACTAGCATTCAATCTAGGAGTTAAGATACATGATGGTACTTGTAAGTACACACAAGACTACCTCGAGGATTTGGATGTTTTAAAACCATACACTGATACCATTAAATTTTATGCTTCTTCTGACTGTAACACTTTGCAGTGGCTGGGCCCAGCTCTTGAGCAGAAGAATTTCAAGGCATTCGTTGGTGTCTGGCCACATGATGATGCGCACTTGGAACTTGAGAAGGCTGCTTTGAGAACCTACTTGCCTCGTATGAAGGTCTCCACTGTCAGGGCTTTCTTGGTTGGTTCCGAAACTCTATACCGTGATGATATGTCATCTGAAGAGTTGGCTTCAAAGATCAAGGAGGTCCGTGACGTTGTTCATGAACTCAAAGATGTCGACGGTAACTCTTACAGCTCCGTCCCAGTCGGTACTGTCGACTCCTGGAATGTTTTGGTTGATGGTCGTGCTAAGTCTACTATCGAAGCTTCCGACATTGTCTTTGCTAACGCTTTTGCTTACTGGGAAGGTCGTGAGATGCACAACTCTTCTTACACATTCATCGATGACATTATGCAAGCTCTTCAAACTATCCAAACTACTAAGGGTACTACTGATATTACTTTCTTCGTTGGAGAAACCGGCTGGGCTACTGAAGGTGGTAATTTTGGACAATCTTACCCATCCATCAGCAACGCAAGATTATACTGGAAAGAAGCTATCTGCGCAATCAGAGCATGGGGTATCAACACCATCGTATTTGAAGCTTTTGACGAAGATTGGAAGCCTGTTACTTCTGGTATTTC
Coding sequences:
- the BGL2 gene encoding glucan 1,3-beta-glucosidase (Syntenic homolog of Ashbya gossypii AGL343C; Syntenic homolog of Saccharomyces cerevisiae YGR282C (BGL2)), whose protein sequence is MRFTIAASAALLAASSVNALGELAFNLGVKIHDGTCKYTQDYLEDLDVLKPYTDTIKFYASSDCNTLQWLGPALEQKNFKAFVGVWPHDDAHLELEKAALRTYLPRMKVSTVRAFLVGSETLYRDDMSSEELASKIKEVRDVVHELKDVDGNSYSSVPVGTVDSWNVLVDGRAKSTIEASDIVFANAFAYWEGREMHNSSYTFIDDIMQALQTIQTTKGTTDITFFVGETGWATEGGNFGQSYPSISNARLYWKEAICAIRAWGINTIVFEAFDEDWKPVTSGISDVENHWGVFTANRELKYPLDCDFD